One segment of Solanum stenotomum isolate F172 chromosome 1, ASM1918654v1, whole genome shotgun sequence DNA contains the following:
- the LOC125876095 gene encoding uncharacterized protein LOC125876095, whose amino-acid sequence MSSTPAEYPLQQQLPPPMFMSQQAYSDRPGHGSVGPVIAVLAVITVLGAIAVMIGRLCSGRKIMGRGQYDFEGWVETKCASCIDGRVDPIPRPVTMAPPPVVVAESSSNGSPGGSAPVSVPEQVEMREEEASNQQSNLHEHHPHERTES is encoded by the coding sequence ATGTCATCTACACCAGCTGAATATCCTTTACAGCAACAGCTACCACCGCCCATGTTTATGAGCCAACAAGCTTATTCGGATCGTCCGGGTCACGGGTCGGTTGGACCCGTAATCGCTGTTCTTGCTGTTATAACTGTATTGGGAGCCATCGCTGTAATGATAGGCAGATTGTGTTCGGGTCGGAAGATAATGGGTCGTGGTCAGTACGATTTTGAAGGATGGGTTGAGACCAAGTGCGCGTCTTGTATCGATGGCCGGGTCGACCCGATACCACGACCGGTTACTATGGCGCCGCCGCCGGTGGTGGTTGCTGAGAGCAGCAGCAACGGTAGTCCCGGCGGTTCTGCGCCGGTGTCGGTGCCGGAGCAGGTGGAAATGAGAGAGGAAGAAGCATCTAATCAACAAAGTAATTTACATGAGCATCATCCACATGAAAGAACAGAGTCTTGA
- the LOC125876031 gene encoding peroxidase 10-like: MASSSLFPCLTVFFCMISIMAPLTAGQLDYSYYDRACPVLPRIIRWNVWSALRNDSRIAASLLRLHFHDCFVNGCDGSVLLDDTNDFKGEKNAAPNRNSVRGFETIDNIKADLERACPLTVSCVDILTLAAREVVVMSGGPFWPVLLGRRDGLTASEKAANDQLPSPFETLDKIAAKFTDKGLDLRDVVVLSGAHTIGFAQCFTFKRRLFNYQDSGKPDPILDSSMLSNLQSTCPEEGSNTKITPLDIQSVTRFDNAYYRNLMNNTGLLESDQALMSNSETAGMVKSYSLYPYLFYQDFAASMVKLGNVGVLTGETGQIRKVCGSVNY, translated from the exons ATGGCGAGTAGTAGTTTGTTCCCCTGCCTTACTGTTTTCTTCTGTATGATCAGTATTATGGCTCCCTTAACTGCTGGTCAGCTTGATTACAGTTACTATGATAGAGCATGCCCCGTTTTGCCTAGGATCATTCGTTGGAATGTTTGGTCAGCTCTCCGTAATGATTCCAGAATAGCTGCATCCCTCCTTCGTTTGCACTTCCACGACTGTTTTGTAAAT GGTTGTGATGGATCTGTGCTTCTTGATGACACAAATGATTTCAAGGGTGAGAAGAATGCTGCACCAAATCGCAATTCAGTCCGAGGATTTGAGACAATCGATAACATAAAAGCTGACCTTGAAAGAGCTTGTCCATTAACTGTATCTTGTGTGGATATATTAACTCTTGCAGCTAGAGAAGTGGTTGTCATG TCAGGAGGACCATTTTGGCCAGTTTTACTTGGTCGACGAGATGGACTAACTGCAAGTGAGAAGGCAGCAAATGACCAATTACCTTCACCCTTTGAGACCCTGGATAAAATTGCGGCGAAGTTTACTGATAAGGGCCTTGATCTAAGGGATGTAGTGGTTCTTTCAG GAGCACACACAATTGGTTTTGCTCAATGTTTCACATTCAAGAGGAGACTTTTCAACTATCAAGACTCTGGAAAGCCAGATCCAATTCTTGATTCTTCAATGTTGTCAAATTTGCAAAGCACTTGTCCTGAAGAGGGATCCAACACCAAAATTACTCCTCTAGACATTCAATCCGTTACGCGATTTGACAATGCATATTACAGAAACCTTATGAACAACACAGGACTTCTTGAATCTGATCAAGCTCTAATGTCAAATTCTGAGACAGCTGGTATGGTAAAATCCTACAGTTTGTACCCTTATCTTTTCTACCAAGACTTTGCTGCATCAATGGTGAAATTAGGAAATGTTGGGGTCCTTACTGGAGAAACTGGACAAATTAGAAAAGTATGTGGCTCTGTAAATTACTAA